From the Senegalimassilia faecalis genome, one window contains:
- a CDS encoding ABC transporter permease, which produces MKKLVARLLGAFIVVMLVTLMAFLLSYLSPSDAAVHSFTSMGIAPTEEQLAAKRAELGLDQPFMVQYLQWIANVLHGDLGESYRNGAPVAETLFGAIPYTLALSFAAMALTLLLGVPIGLMCAQRQGGLFDHAMRAVTYLFNSMPSFFIALLLLYVFSVKLKMVGVLSTRNLSGIALPTLALALPLTAWFSRQIRAYAIEQMSKPYVNGLRSRGVGEARILWVHVLRNISVPLLTLVGVSLGMLLGGSAIVESIFHWPGLGFESIEAIGHRDYPFIGAYALTMAVIYLVMNGIIDASYRFIDPRIKGEGIKKHRTRKTLKAQGGSHA; this is translated from the coding sequence ATGAAGAAGCTCGTAGCAAGGCTCTTGGGGGCCTTCATCGTGGTCATGCTGGTCACGCTGATGGCGTTTTTGCTGTCTTACCTGTCCCCCTCCGATGCCGCCGTCCATTCATTCACTTCCATGGGAATAGCCCCGACCGAAGAGCAGCTTGCCGCGAAGCGCGCCGAGCTCGGCCTTGACCAGCCCTTCATGGTGCAATACCTGCAATGGATCGCAAACGTCCTTCACGGGGATCTTGGCGAATCATACCGAAACGGAGCTCCTGTAGCCGAAACGCTATTCGGGGCCATCCCTTATACGCTGGCGCTTTCGTTCGCGGCCATGGCACTCACGCTGTTGCTTGGCGTTCCGATTGGCTTGATGTGCGCGCAGCGTCAAGGGGGGCTGTTCGATCACGCAATGCGCGCGGTGACCTACCTTTTCAACTCCATGCCGTCGTTTTTCATAGCGCTTTTGCTGCTCTACGTCTTCTCGGTCAAGCTCAAGATGGTGGGGGTTCTGTCGACGCGTAACCTATCGGGAATCGCACTTCCCACGCTTGCGCTTGCGCTGCCGCTGACTGCGTGGTTCTCGCGCCAGATACGCGCCTACGCCATCGAGCAAATGTCGAAGCCCTATGTGAACGGCCTGCGATCGCGCGGCGTCGGCGAAGCGCGCATCCTTTGGGTGCACGTGCTCAGAAACATCTCCGTTCCCCTTCTCACCCTTGTGGGGGTTTCCCTGGGCATGCTTCTTGGCGGGTCGGCCATCGTCGAAAGCATCTTTCACTGGCCAGGGCTTGGCTTCGAGTCCATCGAGGCCATCGGCCACAGGGATTACCCGTTTATCGGCGCGTATGCCCTGACCATGGCCGTCATATACCTTGTCATGAACGGGATCATCGATGCCTCGTACCGCTTTATCGACCCAAGAATCAAAGGCGAGGGAATCAAAAAGCACCGCACGCGCAAGACGCTCAAGGCGCAAGGGGGCTCGCATGCGTAG
- a CDS encoding ATP-binding protein yields the protein MFGSKLGKLNPLESGQVVRASSPVFAARAHTLSTGAQPPTLRETAPALARGASPQSGERIALGHSDSGPCAIDVRVLASHLCVTGQPGMGKTTAMVRLIAQLVGCGISVVVLEPAKVEYVAALRNAGVPATTLGFDGENGTATLQTNPFLVDARVLPRVWIQDLCTCIEDVYGLKEQPLPLHLRALTERLYHLRRIDANRFASSSTDWPTVRDFLMQIQPYLKEETCLSAKLTQDLAGALTSRARALCQNPAFAVKRGLTANDLLSFGGRAKVLQLSDLGPNDGAFIGMLLLLRIMRASRSLGSRPLHTVFVVEEAHSLLIDQASGQPTTFAHLYESALAELRAAGIGFATVDQRPALLPAGVLSNSVTKIALASTHGDDRNAIAKAFALSDSQEQRFGGLGTGKALLQTAGTPAQFVQLGA from the coding sequence ATGTTTGGAAGCAAGCTTGGAAAGTTGAACCCGCTTGAGAGCGGCCAGGTCGTGCGCGCGTCATCGCCCGTGTTCGCCGCGCGAGCCCACACCCTGTCAACAGGCGCCCAGCCGCCCACGCTCCGCGAAACCGCGCCCGCCCTTGCGCGCGGCGCTTCGCCGCAATCGGGCGAGCGCATCGCCCTTGGGCACAGCGACAGCGGCCCGTGCGCCATCGACGTGCGCGTGCTGGCAAGCCATTTGTGCGTGACGGGCCAGCCCGGCATGGGCAAGACCACGGCCATGGTGCGGTTGATTGCCCAGCTGGTGGGCTGCGGCATCAGCGTGGTCGTGCTCGAACCCGCCAAAGTCGAGTACGTCGCCGCCCTGCGCAACGCGGGCGTGCCCGCAACCACGCTCGGTTTCGACGGCGAAAACGGAACCGCCACGCTGCAGACGAACCCGTTTCTAGTAGATGCGCGCGTGCTGCCGCGCGTATGGATCCAAGACCTGTGCACATGCATCGAAGACGTCTACGGGTTGAAGGAGCAGCCGCTTCCCCTGCACTTGCGCGCGCTTACCGAGCGCCTGTACCACCTGCGCCGCATCGACGCCAACCGCTTCGCCAGCTCCAGCACCGACTGGCCAACCGTGCGCGACTTCCTTATGCAAATCCAACCCTATTTGAAAGAGGAAACGTGCCTAAGCGCGAAGCTGACGCAAGACCTAGCCGGCGCCTTGACCAGCCGCGCGCGGGCGCTGTGCCAAAACCCCGCGTTCGCCGTCAAGCGCGGACTGACCGCAAACGACCTGCTCAGCTTCGGGGGACGCGCAAAAGTCCTGCAGCTTTCCGACCTTGGACCCAACGACGGCGCGTTCATCGGCATGCTGCTGTTGCTGCGCATCATGCGCGCAAGCCGAAGCCTGGGCTCGCGCCCGCTGCACACGGTGTTCGTGGTGGAAGAGGCGCATTCGCTGCTCATCGACCAAGCAAGCGGGCAGCCCACCACGTTCGCGCATCTGTACGAAAGCGCGCTGGCAGAGCTGCGCGCGGCGGGAATCGGCTTCGCCACCGTCGACCAGCGACCTGCGCTTTTGCCGGCCGGCGTGCTGTCGAACAGCGTGACGAAAATAGCCCTCGCAAGCACGCACGGCGACGACCGCAACGCCATCGCGAAAGCCTTCGCGCTCAGCGATTCCCAAGAACAGCGCTTCGGCGGCCTGGGCACAGGCAAAGCGCTTCTGCAAACCGCCGGCACCCCCGCCCAGTTCGTGCAGCTAGGGGCCTAG
- a CDS encoding ArsR/SmtB family transcription factor gives MIEKGLVERMCAYNKAISDPNRMKMIKILGSHPANSLNVSDIAELLGISQPAATKHLKIMEAVGLFTRQREGASVYYALCQPALDEYRALLDHAFEHAYSPCINGYDCATCSCADTCS, from the coding sequence ATGATTGAAAAGGGCTTGGTCGAGCGCATGTGCGCATACAACAAGGCCATCAGCGACCCGAACCGTATGAAGATGATCAAGATCTTGGGCTCGCATCCGGCGAATTCGCTCAACGTCAGCGACATTGCGGAGCTTCTGGGCATCTCGCAGCCTGCGGCCACGAAGCACCTGAAGATCATGGAAGCGGTGGGCCTGTTCACGCGCCAGCGCGAGGGGGCAAGCGTGTACTACGCGCTGTGCCAGCCGGCGCTTGACGAGTATCGCGCGCTGCTTGACCATGCGTTCGAGCACGCGTATTCGCCGTGCATCAACGGTTACGATTGCGCCACGTGTTCGTGCGCTGATACGTGTTCCTGA
- a CDS encoding NAD(P)-binding protein, with protein sequence MKKHFETIVLGAGAAGMNCCLELQKENREYLLISPNIGGRICNDEQRHMNYGAVFYFGTYKYMLASGLLQGTVDVLPKLSMGQCHHDNGKAFEPVSMTTVADVPSLFAYMKWMRDTFIPRYAAF encoded by the coding sequence ATGAAGAAGCATTTCGAAACCATCGTGCTGGGTGCGGGGGCTGCCGGCATGAACTGCTGCCTTGAGCTGCAGAAAGAGAACCGCGAGTACCTGCTTATCAGCCCGAACATCGGCGGGCGCATCTGCAACGACGAGCAGCGCCACATGAACTACGGCGCCGTGTTCTACTTTGGCACGTACAAATATATGCTGGCGTCGGGGCTGCTGCAGGGCACCGTCGACGTGCTGCCGAAGCTTTCCATGGGCCAGTGCCACCACGACAACGGCAAGGCCTTCGAGCCGGTGTCCATGACCACCGTGGCCGACGTGCCGTCGCTGTTCGCGTACATGAAGTGGATGCGCGACACGTTCATCCCGCGATACGCCGCGTTCTAG
- a CDS encoding class I SAM-dependent methyltransferase, producing MSYRVRDDSAADAASRIDRIVRYWNRRSQTYSNGVVTEFGSANYAEWRTILNSHIAQISMQNSKREHGAAELAALDLGCGPGFFCTLLSSLGCKVIGMDFSEKMIEQARTNVATYGVPERVSFRIGDASHTDFPNESFDLIVMRNVTWLMQDPLAAFKEWHRILRPGGRLVFFDANWYRYLVDEETDSERRCDQADPAKLGWADNTKATQDEEAECEAIARELPMTAKLRPKWDVHALKNAGFKEAQSDVNVWRKVWTPGEQAFYASSPLFMVAAQK from the coding sequence ATGTCATATAGAGTTCGCGATGATTCAGCTGCCGACGCGGCATCTCGAATCGACCGCATTGTTCGTTATTGGAATCGCAGGTCGCAGACCTATTCGAACGGCGTGGTTACCGAGTTCGGGTCTGCCAACTATGCCGAATGGCGCACCATCCTCAACAGTCACATCGCCCAAATCAGCATGCAAAACAGCAAACGCGAACATGGCGCCGCAGAGCTGGCTGCGCTTGATCTTGGATGCGGCCCCGGCTTCTTCTGCACGCTTTTGTCCTCGCTTGGCTGCAAGGTTATCGGAATGGACTTCAGCGAGAAAATGATCGAGCAAGCCCGCACCAACGTCGCCACCTACGGCGTCCCCGAGCGCGTCTCCTTTAGAATCGGCGACGCGTCCCATACCGATTTCCCGAACGAGTCCTTCGACCTTATCGTGATGCGCAACGTCACCTGGCTTATGCAAGACCCTCTAGCCGCGTTCAAAGAATGGCACCGAATCCTTCGCCCGGGCGGAAGGCTCGTGTTCTTCGACGCGAACTGGTATCGCTACCTCGTTGACGAGGAAACCGACAGCGAGCGCCGATGCGACCAGGCCGACCCGGCAAAGCTCGGATGGGCGGACAACACGAAGGCCACCCAGGACGAAGAGGCCGAATGCGAAGCCATCGCACGCGAGCTGCCAATGACGGCCAAGTTGCGCCCCAAATGGGACGTTCACGCCCTAAAAAACGCAGGGTTCAAGGAAGCGCAGTCCGACGTCAACGTTTGGCGCAAGGTTTGGACGCCCGGCGAGCAGGCCTTCTACGCCTCATCTCCCCTGTTCATGGTGGCAGCCCAAAAATGA